A stretch of the Streptococcus oralis genome encodes the following:
- the spxB gene encoding pyruvate oxidase produces the protein MTQGKITASAAMLNVLKTWGVDTIYGIPSGTLSSLMDALAEDKDIRFLQVRHEETGALAAVMQAKFGGSIGVAVGSGGPGATHLINGVYDAAMDNTPFLAILGSRPVNELNMDAFQELNQNPMYNGIAVYNKRVAYAEQLPKVIDEACRAAVSKKGPAVVEIPVNFGFQEIDENSYYGSGSYERSFIAPALNEVEIDKAVEILNNAERPVIYAGYGGVKAGEVITELSRKIKAPIITTGKNFEAFEWNYEGLTGSAYRVGWKPANEVVFEADTVLFLGSNFPFAEVYEAFKNTEKFIQVDIDPYKLGKRHALDASILGDAGQAAKAILDKVNPVESTPWWRANVKNNQNWRDYMNKLEGKTEGELQLYQVYNAINKHADQDAIYSIDVGDTTQTSTRHLHMTPKNMWRTSPLFATMGIALPGGIAAKKDNPDRQVWNIMGDGAFNMCYPDVITNVQYDLPVINVVFSNGKYAFIKDKYEDTNKHLFGCDFPNADYAKIAEAQGAVGFTVDRIEDIDAVVAEAVKLNKEGKTVVIDARISQHRPLPVEVLELDPKQHSEEAIKAFKEKYEAEELVPFRLFLEEEGLQSRAIK, from the coding sequence ATGACTCAAGGGAAAATTACTGCATCTGCAGCAATGCTTAACGTATTGAAAACATGGGGCGTAGACACAATCTACGGTATCCCATCAGGAACACTCAGCTCATTGATGGACGCTTTGGCTGAAGACAAAGATATCCGCTTCTTGCAAGTTCGCCACGAAGAAACAGGTGCTCTTGCAGCGGTTATGCAAGCTAAATTCGGCGGCTCAATCGGGGTTGCAGTTGGTTCAGGTGGTCCAGGTGCGACTCACTTGATTAACGGTGTTTACGATGCAGCTATGGATAACACTCCATTCCTTGCTATCCTTGGATCACGTCCAGTTAACGAACTCAACATGGATGCCTTCCAAGAATTGAACCAAAACCCAATGTACAACGGTATCGCTGTTTACAACAAACGTGTCGCTTACGCTGAGCAATTGCCAAAAGTAATCGACGAAGCTTGCCGTGCTGCAGTTTCTAAAAAAGGTCCAGCTGTTGTTGAAATTCCAGTAAACTTCGGCTTCCAAGAAATCGACGAAAACTCATACTACGGTTCAGGTTCATACGAACGCTCATTCATCGCTCCTGCTTTGAACGAAGTTGAAATCGACAAAGCTGTTGAAATCTTGAACAATGCTGAACGCCCAGTTATCTACGCTGGTTACGGTGGTGTTAAAGCTGGTGAAGTGATTACTGAATTGTCACGTAAAATCAAAGCACCAATCATCACAACTGGTAAAAACTTTGAAGCTTTTGAATGGAACTACGAAGGTTTGACAGGTTCTGCTTACCGTGTTGGTTGGAAACCAGCCAACGAAGTTGTCTTTGAAGCAGACACAGTTCTTTTCCTTGGTTCAAACTTCCCATTTGCTGAAGTTTACGAAGCCTTCAAGAACACTGAAAAATTCATTCAAGTCGATATCGACCCTTACAAACTTGGTAAACGTCATGCCCTTGACGCTTCTATCCTTGGTGATGCAGGTCAAGCAGCGAAAGCAATCCTTGACAAAGTAAACCCAGTAGAATCTACTCCATGGTGGCGTGCAAACGTGAAGAACAACCAAAACTGGCGTGATTACATGAACAAACTCGAAGGTAAAACTGAGGGTGAATTGCAATTGTACCAAGTTTACAATGCAATCAACAAACATGCTGATCAAGACGCTATCTACTCAATCGACGTAGGTGACACTACTCAAACATCTACTCGTCACCTTCACATGACACCTAAGAACATGTGGCGTACATCTCCACTCTTTGCGACAATGGGTATTGCCCTTCCTGGTGGTATCGCTGCTAAGAAAGACAATCCTGATCGCCAAGTATGGAACATCATGGGTGACGGTGCATTTAACATGTGCTACCCAGACGTGATCACAAACGTTCAATACGACCTTCCAGTTATCAACGTTGTCTTCTCAAATGGTAAATATGCCTTCATCAAGGACAAATACGAAGACACAAACAAACACTTGTTTGGTTGTGACTTCCCTAATGCTGACTATGCGAAAATCGCTGAAGCGCAAGGTGCTGTAGGATTTACAGTTGACCGTATCGAAGATATCGATGCAGTTGTTGCAGAAGCTGTTAAATTGAACAAAGAAGGTAAAACTGTTGTGATCGATGCTCGCATCTCTCAACATCGTCCACTTCCAGTAGAAGTACTTGAATTGGATCCAAAACAACACTCAGAAGAAGCAATCAAAGCCTTCAAGGAAAAATACGAAGCAGAAGAACTCGTACCATTCCGCCTCTTCTTGGAAGAAGAAGGATTGCAATCACGCGCAATCAAATAA